The following DNA comes from Phycisphaeraceae bacterium.
CTCAGCGCGCCCACGGCCTGCGCCAGTTGCTCGTCGCGGAACAGGAACCGGCGGGACCACGAGGTGATGTGCATCGCCTGGCCGCGGAACCGGACCTGGTCGCTGACGGGGCAGAGGGCCTCGGCCAGCGGTATGTCCTTCGGGAAGTCCTGCCGGTGCTGGCTGAAGACGACGATGCGCGGCCGCGGCTCGGCGAGGTCGATGCTGCCGGTGTCGGGCGCCAGGTCGCCGGTCAGCACGCGGATGAGCGTCGTCTTGCCGCTGCCGTTGGGCCCCAGGAGGCCGAGGCAGTCGCCGGCGCCGAGGCTCAGATCGACGCCGCTGAACAGCGACCGGCCGCCGAGCGACTTGGAGATGGACCGGGCGACCAGGAGTCTGCGGGTCTTGCGGCCGGTGGCCGTGAAGTCGACGCGGGCCCCCGATCCCGACGCGGCGGTGTTGCGGGTCTTGAGGTCGGCCAGCTCGTCGATGCGGTCGAGGCTGGCGAAGATGCGGCTCTTGGACTTGGTGCGGCGGGCCTGTGGGCCGCGGGCGAGCCATGCGAGATCCTTGCGGACCTGGTTGGCGAGCGCCTGCTCGGCGCGGGCCTGTCCGGCAAGAAACTCCTCCTTGCGGCGGAGGAACTCGGTGTAGTTGCCGTCGGCGCTGAACAGGCCCTGCGGGTAGGCGCTGCTGAGTTCCACGACGCGGCTGGCCACGCTCTCGAGGAACGCGCGGTCGTGCGTGACGATGACCGACGCGAAGGTCGAGTCGGAGGAGGGGGGCCGCTTGAGCAACTCCTCGAGCCAGCGGATCCCCTCCACGTCGAGGTGGTTGGTCGGCTCGTCGAGCAGGAGCAGGTCGGGCTCGCCGCCGCCGTCGGCCAGGGCGCGGGCGATGGAGAGACGCTTGCGCCACCCGCCCGAGAGGTCCGCGGCGGGGGTCGCCGCGTGGCCATCATCGAAGCCGATGCGAGAGAGGATGAGGTCGGCCTGCAGTTCGGCCTCGTGCAGGTCGTGGACGCGGGGGCCGCCGGCGCGGAGCGCCGCCTGCACGACCACGTCGCGGGCCGCGAGTCCGGCGGGGAACAGGTCGAGCTGCGGGACGTAGACCGCACGCCGGCCCTTGGCGGTGGTGACGGTCCCCTCGTCGGGCGTCTCATCGCCGGCGAGGATCTTGAGCAGCGTGCTCTTGCCGGCCCCGTTGGGGCCGATGAACCCGACGCGCTCGCCCTCGAGGATACTGAGCGAGACGCCGTGGAACAGCCGGCGCAGGCCGTGGGTCTTCGAGATGTTCTGGGCGGAGAGGAGCACGCGTCGGGGAGCGTAGCGGCGCCCCGATGCCGGGGGCTATTCGTCGTTGGAGGGTGGGGCGGTCCAGACTTCGCGGATGAGGTTCAGGTACGCGGCCTGGGCGGAGTCCTTGTCCTTGATGGTGCGCTCGATGGTGGCGAGGCCCTCGCGGACGGCGGCGGTGTCGCGGAACTGGTAGCCCATGTAGGCGAGGAGGGCCGCGGCGGCCTTGCGGGATTCCTCGTCGGAGGAGTTGAGCTGGTTGCGGAGCTGGCGCTCGATCTCGTCCCAGCGGGCCTTGGCCGGGAGGAGCTTGGCCTCGTAGCGGACGCCGACGAGTTCGGGGTTGTTGAGAAGGAGGTTGCGGAGGTTGGCCGCGGCGGAGAGGTAGAGGCCGGCGCCGATCTGGGAGTGGAGGCGGCCGATCTGGGCGAGGGTGTCGCCGGGGATGGTGCCCAGGGCGCGGGCGAACTGGTCCTCGGCGTCGAAGTAGCGGCCTTCGCCGAGGGCCCGCTGACCGCCGACCATGAACTCGGAATAGGCGAGGTTGGACTGGATGCCCGAGGGATCGAAGGTCTTGATGGTGAGCTTGGCGCTCTTGATCTTCTCGACGGTGTCGGCGTTGATCGCGTGGGCCCCGATGCCGATGAGGCGGTCCTCGGCGTCCTTGCGGGCCTTGGCGGCGGCAGCATCGGCGGTGGGGTCGATGATCTCGCCGGTGCGTTCATTGACGCGCATGCCGGAGGTGATGAGCCGCTCGCGCTGGCGGGGGGCTGAGGTGTCGGCGATCGGGGCGTCGCGGAGTTTGCTCTTGAGTTCGGTGAGTTCCTGGCGCCAGGCGTTGATGGCGTCGGCGGACTTGTCGCCTGACGAGTCGCCGGGCTGGGTGACATCCGGGGGTGCGGCGGCGGGGGTTTCGGGGATCTCCTTGTCGCCGACCTCGGGCTGATTGGTGGGCATGGTGTAGTTGGTGATCACCATGGTGTTGATCTGGGTGCTGAGGTAGTCGTTGGTGTTCGTGCCCGTCTCGGTGGCGATCTGGGTGTTGTCCTGCGTGTAGGACTGGGCGTTGGGGAGCATGTTGCCGCGGAGCGAGACCTCGAGGCCGCCGCGGGCCATGGGGTCGCGCTGGACGCGGATGCGCTGGTCGGGGGTGGCGAGGGCGCCGGCCTCGCGGGCGCCCTGGTTGAGGTCGGAGGCGAGGCTGTAGACCTTGACACCAAGGAGGGGGCTGGCGGCGTAGCCGGTGGACGAGCCGTCATCGGCCTGTCGAGTGGTGAGCATGGTGGGGGCGATGGACTGGGCGGCGAGGTACTGGGCGGTGGAGCGGGCGGAGGCGGCCGCGTACTCGCCCTGGGGGACGACACCTTCGCGGGCGACGGAGTAGCCGCCGGCGAGGGAGGTGCTGACGCCCTGACCGGTGGCGAGGGAGCGCTGGTAGGAGATGGCGTCGGTGGTGCGGATGCCCTGGGCAGAGAGGGCGGAGGTGGAGGAATCGCGGAGGTAGGGGTAGATGTTGTTGACGGGGAGGGACTGGGCGAACTCCTGGTCGGCGGGGAGAACGGAGTCGCCGCGGAACTCCTTGCCGCCGGCGACGGTGCGGTTGACGACGGCGTTTTGGTAGCGGAGTTCGGCCTGGAAATCGCGGACCCTGGTATTGACACCGCCGGAGCCGCGCTGGAGGTTGTTGTCAAGGCGCTGGCCGTTGCCGAGGGCGTTCTGGGCGCTGGCGGGTGTCGCGGCGAGGCCGGCGGCGAGGAGGATCGCGGAAACGGAGAGGAGCGGAGTACGGTTCATGTTCCTCATCATCCACCTCCCAAGGGGGGGTTGAGGGCCTCGGACCTGGTCGGGGCTGGCGCAGGGGCCACCCCGGCGGACGTACAATGAAAGTGTATCTCGGGCGGCGGGAGAAGCCCGTCACACATGTGTCACAAATGGCGGCAAAATATGGGTTGTGGTTGGGAGGCGCGAGCGTTACTGGGCGTCGCCGGCGCGATGCTGGCCTGGCCGCAGGCCCTTGAGAGCCATGTCGTAGAGGGTCGCCGCCGTAACGATCAGGATGATCATGTAGAGCGGGACCTTGACCATGACCTGCCCGACGCTGAAGTGACTCTCCGGCAGCCAGGCCACGACGCTCGGTGACTTCTTGCCCGGACCGCGGAAGACCCAGGGCTCACTTCTCAACTGAGGAATCAGCGGTTCGAACGAGTCCCACCAAGCGAAACAGAGTGCTCCGCCGGAGACGCCCAGGCGAAAGCCCGGGGCTCTAGTGGGGCCTATGGCAATCGGGGTGAGGAGACTGAAGAGGAGCAGGACGGTGAGGATCGCCACAACCCAGCAGCCGAGAATCGGGGTTCTCCGGTAGGTGTTCAAGGTAGAAGTTCGTTGGCAGGCGGAACCCGCACTCTCACCGGCCCATCCGATCAGAGTGGCGCGACAGTGTCGGGGCCGTGGAGTTCCTGGCGGGCGAGGTCCTGGGTTTCGGGGGTCTCGGTGACCAGGAAGTAGACCATCCCTTCGGTGCACCAGGCGAGCACGTGGGGGGAGTCGGTGTCGGCGGGGCCGGCGCGGGTGGACCAGGCGATGCCCTCGGTGAAGCGCTGGGCGCCGGTTTCCTTCTCGATGAAGAGGCTGAGGCGTTCCTCGGCGCCGTCTTCGGCGCCCTCGACCTTGCGGCCGAAGACGTAGTGGTACACGCGGCCGTCCTCGACGGGCATGGAGCCGCGGAAGACGAAGCCGAGCCGCTCGATGTCGTCGATGTTGATGTGGCGGCCGAGGTACTTGCGGAAATCGTCGGAGACCTCGACCGGGTCGGTCCGCTGGAGGCTGCTGATGGCCTTGGGATCGGTGACGTCGAACTTGCGGTGGGCGTTGGCGAGGTACTTGAGCGGGACGACGCCGTCGTACGCGGCCTCGGCGGGGGGCACGGCGGGCGTCGGGACCGGGACATCGATCGCGATGCGGGGCTTCTCGGGCTCGGGGGCCGGGGCGCGGGTGAGGAGGATCGTGGCGGAGACGCCGGCGACGGCGAGCACGGCGGCCGCGGCCCACCACCAGTTGGCGGAGAGGCGGCGACGCCGATCTTCGATTGAGTCGACGGGGTCGGCGCGGGAGATGTGGCCGGCGATCGCGGGCGAATCGGACAGCGGTTGGGTCTGCGCCTCGATCTGCGGCGTGGCGGCGAGGGCCTCGGAGAGGCGGTTGCGGAACGCGAGTGGGGCGGCCGCGGTGGGGGCGGTCATGACGCGGGCGACGGCGTGGCGGAGGTGGCGATCGAACTCGATGCGCTGGCGGTCGGCGGGCTCGGCGGCGAGGTGGGCCTCGAGGCGGGCACGCTCGGCGGGGGAGAGTTCGGAGTCCGCCGCGGCGCGGAGGAGGGCGGGGATGGAGAGATCGCGATCCGGCTCGACAGAGCCGTTGCACGACGCGTACTCATCGGGAGAACTCATGACTGCCTCGACTCCTCGGGGTCGTGAAGGGTGGTGTTGGATCGAGGCGTGCCCGGCTTGCCCTCGGTGGTGGGGGCGAGGCCGGGGGCATCGGAAAGGGCGTCCGCGACGAGTTTGCGGGCGCGGTGGAGGCGGCTCATGACGGTGCCGATGGGGACCTCCATGATGTCCGCGATCTCGCGGTACTTGAGGCCCTCGACACCCCAGAGCAGGAGGGCCTCGCGGTACTCGGGCTTGAGCGCATCGATCGCGGCCTTGATGCGGTCGTCGACCTGCTCCCAGTTGAGGGAGCGCAGATCCCAGGCGGGCGGGGGCTGGTCCGGGCCGGTCTCGCCGCTGACGTGGTCGTAGAACTCGCCGACGCTGGTGGGGGCGATGCGGGCGCGGCGGAGGTTGGAGTAGAAGGTGTGGTGGACGATGGTGAAGAGCCAGGCGCGGACGCCCTCGGCCTCGTGGCCGGCGCCGCGGCGGTCTTCGAAACG
Coding sequences within:
- a CDS encoding ABC-F family ATP-binding cassette domain-containing protein, with the translated sequence MLLSAQNISKTHGLRRLFHGVSLSILEGERVGFIGPNGAGKSTLLKILAGDETPDEGTVTTAKGRRAVYVPQLDLFPAGLAARDVVVQAALRAGGPRVHDLHEAELQADLILSRIGFDDGHAATPAADLSGGWRKRLSIARALADGGGEPDLLLLDEPTNHLDVEGIRWLEELLKRPPSSDSTFASVIVTHDRAFLESVASRVVELSSAYPQGLFSADGNYTEFLRRKEEFLAGQARAEQALANQVRKDLAWLARGPQARRTKSKSRIFASLDRIDELADLKTRNTAASGSGARVDFTATGRKTRRLLVARSISKSLGGRSLFSGVDLSLGAGDCLGLLGPNGSGKTTLIRVLTGDLAPDTGSIDLAEPRPRIVVFSQHRQDFPKDIPLAEALCPVSDQVRFRGQAMHITSWSRRFLFRDEQLAQAVGALSGGELARVHIARIMLEPADVLVLDEPTNDLDIPTLEVLEEALEDFPGALLLVTHDRAMLNRLCTDLFALDGRGGARAFASVDQALAASAPAEAKPVRPRPAPAEAKPVRPRPAPAQAAPAPTAARKKLGYNEQREYDSIEERIVEAEQQAAAAEARLADPTVTADHAKMARACAELDAAQAAVAALYARWEELESKVK
- a CDS encoding zf-HC2 domain-containing protein, coding for MSSPDEYASCNGSVEPDRDLSIPALLRAAADSELSPAERARLEAHLAAEPADRQRIEFDRHLRHAVARVMTAPTAAAPLAFRNRLSEALAATPQIEAQTQPLSDSPAIAGHISRADPVDSIEDRRRRLSANWWWAAAAVLAVAGVSATILLTRAPAPEPEKPRIAIDVPVPTPAVPPAEAAYDGVVPLKYLANAHRKFDVTDPKAISSLQRTDPVEVSDDFRKYLGRHINIDDIERLGFVFRGSMPVEDGRVYHYVFGRKVEGAEDGAEERLSLFIEKETGAQRFTEGIAWSTRAGPADTDSPHVLAWCTEGMVYFLVTETPETQDLARQELHGPDTVAPL
- a CDS encoding sigma-70 family RNA polymerase sigma factor produces the protein MQRAEFERLAMDQLDAVYRMALTLTRNPEQAEDLVQEAYLRALRGGASDRFEDRRGAGHEAEGVRAWLFTIVHHTFYSNLRRARIAPTSVGEFYDHVSGETGPDQPPPAWDLRSLNWEQVDDRIKAAIDALKPEYREALLLWGVEGLKYREIADIMEVPIGTVMSRLHRARKLVADALSDAPGLAPTTEGKPGTPRSNTTLHDPEESRQS